Within the Phaseolus vulgaris cultivar G19833 chromosome 9, P. vulgaris v2.0, whole genome shotgun sequence genome, the region AAATGCTTGTGCAATTGTCCTACCAAAAGAAGCTGGCAAGTAGGATATAATGTTTGTGAATATCAAAAGAGAGGTGCCATTCCCAAGTTTTAGGTCTGTAATTCGTTCCCCAATGTATGTTGTAAACACAGAGCCAAGAGTCAATAAGATTACAGAAGAAAGAACCCACTCTACAGAAAAGTCATTGACATAGGGACGTAGGTAAAGAACTTGGCCAATTGCCTGTAGTGAAAGGAACATACACAAAAATTCAGAGAAAACTAATTAGTAATATGCACGGCTTAGGATAAGGGAAAAGTTATTAAACAGCATGGATTTTCGGGAAACAATCTCCTTCCAACATATAGTTACattcctttttaattttttgcaaAAAGTTAGTGCAcaacatatatattattttttgtctacTGTAGAATTTTCCCAAACAAACTTCACAAATTGCTGACCTGCACAATGGCAAATCCAACTGAAGCATATCGAGTGTACTGTAGAATTTTCTTTCTTCCAGCCTCACCCTCTTTCTTTTGAAGATCTTGCAATTTGGGATATATTTGTGCAAGAAGCTGGAAAACAATCTGTGCATTGATGAAGGGAACAATACCAAGGGAACATACTCCGAGTCTACCAATACCACCACCAGAGAACGAGTCCAAAGTGCTTAATAAACTGTTCTGATCTAAATTTCCAACAAAAGCCTCCCTATTAACTCCACCTAGGGGTATGTAAACTCCGAGCCGTGACAAGGCAAGAAACCCTAAAAGTTTGAGAAACTTCCCTGGAAGTGGACCTTTAAAAAAGTCACCAAAATCTATTGAACTGTCCTCTATTGCAGCTGCAATgtcaaaataataatcaaatgaACAATGCTCTATTGCTAGGAgataaaaaaacacataattCAGGTTCAATAAGATACAGAGAAAAATGTCACCTGCCACCCCTTGTGAAGAGTTAGGTTTCCCCTTTTCTGTACTTGAAGTACTCTCAAATGTTTGTGTAAACAGGCACAACAGATTTTCCCAGGTAGAATTCAGAGTAGAAGGTAAATCTGAGTTAATACCCAAGGGATCAAAGTGTGCTTCATCACTGCTGCAGAGTTTGAAACAGCGTGTGTGTGACAAAATAATTACAACCAACAACAAGGCGgaagaaaattaaaagattGTAGATTTCTCTAAAATTGAGTAGAAGACACAATTGAACTGACCAATAATCACATTCACAATCACTACAGTATTTGGTCCAAGAAACAGCAAATGTCTAATTCATTGAGTGGAGTGGAAAGTTCACATATGCTAGTGACCCCCCACACCACTGGCTTTCTCCACTCCAAAAGTTACAGTAACGAAGAAGCATTACAGATCAAGGGATAAGTTTATGCATGTTGTTAATGGTAAAAGCAATTAGTACTTCTGAACCAAACACAGATAATGACTGAATCCTATCCAAAAGGAAACAAATTAAGGAGCACATATTGTTCAAGTACGTGTTTTGAAGAGTTCCCATTGAAGTAGAAATAATTGGAATGAAAATTGGGTGAAGGGATTCAAACATAATGAGTGCTTGAGCATAAAAACAAAGAACAATGAAAGTGGGTAGAGGAAGTTGCATACCTGGTTGAGAGATACCCAGTATTCAATGAATGGGTGGGTCTTCTTTGGACAGAGAAACTGGCTTGGCAAATGGATGTTTTGAATGGTTTAGAAGGTTTTGGTTTGAAACGATTAAGCCAGAAATTGAGGGGAGAAGAACATGAAGCTTCCCTAACAGTTATCAACATTATTATCCACAAACTCTCTTCACTTCTCCAACGTAGACGGAATCtcgtaacaaaaataaatatcaacccccttataaaaaaattaaataaaaatgaataacgAATTTGCTTCTATCAATTTTCCCctccaaaaaatgaaaaaccttATTTATCCCTCAATATTTAAAAAGTCTTTAATGTCTTATTCTTAAATTTGGTAGGACTtgtttgttattaaaaataattttaaaaattcgtTGGATACTAAATCAGGAACTATTTTACTATTAAGCTATAATATTTAGGGATTAATTTTGTATTGTTTACAAATTTAgggattaaattaatttttttgttaataattaaCTTAACATTTTTCAGACATTCAAGaattaaattgattatttatctttaaaaaaacaaaaatatacttTTGTTTTAATAAGCAATTACTTTAATGGTGAAGGTTACGATGGGAACCCCATATTTCTCATCATGGGAAATATAAGTCTGTCcattagatatatttttttctgtatctttttaaaatgttatttgtgGTTGTTATagagaaattataaaatataataatttttttaatttaacagAATATCTATAACATTTTCTATTGTAACATTTTTGTCATTGTATCACTTCTCTTGTAATTTTCTGGTCAACAAGTTCAATTATCTAGTTAATTAAATAGTCCATCGAATTTATTTAACTCAATTTCTCGATGAGGAAAATCTAAATTACTTAAGGACACATTTGATTTTTCGGTGAGCGATGTCAAGTAATCAACATTAAAGATGATGAC harbors:
- the LOC137820880 gene encoding preprotein translocase subunit SECY, chloroplastic isoform X2, encoding MLITVREASCSSPLNFWLNRFKPKPSKPFKTSICQASFSVQRRPTHSLNTGYLSTSDEAHFDPLGINSDLPSTLNSTWENLLCLFTQTFESTSSTEKGKPNSSQGVAAAIEDSSIDFGDFFKGPLPGKFLKLLGFLALSRLGVYIPLGGVNREAFVGNLDQNSLLSTLDSFSGGGIGRLGVCSLGIVPFINAQIVFQLLAQIYPKLQDLQKKEGEAGRKKILQYTRYASVGFAIVQAIGQVLYLRPYVNDFSVEWVLSSVILLTLGSVFTTYIGERITDLKLGNGTSLLIFTNIISYLPASFGRTIAQAFNDANYVGLATIIVSFVSLVVGIVYVQEAERKIPINYASRYTSRSTGVEKSAYLPFKVNSSGVMPIIFSTSSLALPGTLARFTGLTALKKAAVALNPGGSFYLPFNILLIAFFNYYYTFLQLDPDDVSEQLKRQGASIPLVRPGRSTATFIKTVLGRISVLGSTFLAILAAGPAVVEQITHLTAFRGFAGTSVLILVGCATDTARKVQAEIISQKYKNIEFYDVDKY
- the LOC137820880 gene encoding preprotein translocase subunit SECY, chloroplastic isoform X1, with the translated sequence MLITVREASCSSPLNFWLNRFKPKPSKPFKTSICQASFSVQRRPTHSLNTGYLSTSSDEAHFDPLGINSDLPSTLNSTWENLLCLFTQTFESTSSTEKGKPNSSQGVAAAIEDSSIDFGDFFKGPLPGKFLKLLGFLALSRLGVYIPLGGVNREAFVGNLDQNSLLSTLDSFSGGGIGRLGVCSLGIVPFINAQIVFQLLAQIYPKLQDLQKKEGEAGRKKILQYTRYASVGFAIVQAIGQVLYLRPYVNDFSVEWVLSSVILLTLGSVFTTYIGERITDLKLGNGTSLLIFTNIISYLPASFGRTIAQAFNDANYVGLATIIVSFVSLVVGIVYVQEAERKIPINYASRYTSRSTGVEKSAYLPFKVNSSGVMPIIFSTSSLALPGTLARFTGLTALKKAAVALNPGGSFYLPFNILLIAFFNYYYTFLQLDPDDVSEQLKRQGASIPLVRPGRSTATFIKTVLGRISVLGSTFLAILAAGPAVVEQITHLTAFRGFAGTSVLILVGCATDTARKVQAEIISQKYKNIEFYDVDKY